The following nucleotide sequence is from Mytilus trossulus isolate FHL-02 chromosome 9, PNRI_Mtr1.1.1.hap1, whole genome shotgun sequence.
AAGAACCaaaactattatacctcctcaTAGTGAACAGTTAtatttcgcgtttatctacatgtaaactacgattatactactttacTAGAGACTCTCTGTTTTatgtctactgttttctttgagtAAAACATGTGGAAACAAGAAGGTGttcatagtacacggatgccacaTCTGCACGATATTTATTAAGTCTCgagttaattggacttcaacttcatcaaaaactacctcgaccacaaactttaacctgactgagcgggacagacggacggacggacgacgAACGAAGCACGGatgcacagactagaaaacataatgctgcccATAAATTGGGCATAACAAATTATTGTCGAAAATAaaagtagtgatttggcaaaaatgaaagaagggTAGAGATGGGAGGGaggcaggacctttttcgggaCGTCAGGATAGGGTGTTTTTAAGTTCAAGATTAGGGCTTTGATCCTTACGGGATACGGGAACATACTTTTCGATTTCGGGATTTCTGGACATGAATTTTCATAATTCTGCTTCTcggtatttcatttttttaagaccgagatttcgggatcaggaccctaCAACCACTCCTCAGATTAGCCTAAGTCGGtcttagtcatttatacaagaTTCAAATCCTGCCATTGGCATATGTTAATAAGGATTTTGAAAAAGCACTGATGGATAGCCCTAGAAGCATACTTTATTAGACTAATCATGGTCTATATATAATCAAACGGTTACATTTGTTTCATGTTTGAACCAGTGCAAATCTTCAAATTAATTTAACTTTTACCAAAAGATGCATTTTATCAAAGGAGAAGAATAACTGTGGTCTGAGGCCTGAGAAACacgaaaatatttgaatttaacagaaaggaaacaaatatcggactttAGAAAAAGCGAGAGGGCTTTTGATACCATTTATTAAATTCTCCGACAGTTTGcaagctgtatatgcccgcgatttcaCGGATGTGTTCttgtttactttaatttaatgtactactgcaacagtttgtcatcgcaactcctcttaaacttcacaacagaatttcatgaaacatttttagattacagggacatactatgtagatgtgcatatcgacaggaaattacatgattcaattttttttctaggagttatgccccttttgaACTTACTcgcttaatttttaaatatatagatatgatATATATGATTAAACATAGATGCGTaatgagaaacattttttttttaccggaCGTGGTTTTAGTTTATCATTTGAGTTGAATTTTTATCATATCATGCGCACTCGTTAAATCCATGCGTCGTTTCGTCACgcgttttcttattttttatattcaaatacggcgattagttatactataattaCCTATTTTATGAGTAGAATATCCTTTTCGGAATTATTACAGATTTAAGTGTCAGGGGTTGGATGTGCGTAAAGAAAAGAATAATTCGCGTCCACTTTCAAGGATGTGACGTCATTAATATTGTCCACTTTGGAAGTTAGCCTGGGGTGCTTTCCATTATGCGGTACGTACCAGCTGAACCCCTCGAACCTGAAATGGAACGCGCCGTACCATACGGTTCGTCTGATTCGTCGATTTCCCCGATCCAATACAGATCCAAGATGGCGGAAAATAGAGTTTAGGAAGAATGTAAACAATTTGCAATTACAGATTACAGAAAAGGAAAGATATATGATGATGTTTCAACGGCACAGAACACTTgcaattttaaaggaaacatAATTACACAACCGAGTTATTTTTTTGGGTTTTCATTTGTGAAAATGCCGCATATTTGTGATTTTCCAGCCCATTCATAAAAGCTCATCCAAATATTACATGAATGAAAGTAACAGTATTCTCGTCTGCTTGAGATGCAATAAAAATCGTCTTTTTTTATCGTTTGTGCacctttttgttataaatttgagGTGCCATTTGATATGTAAGGATAGATTAATTTTTTcgtcgtttgaatggttttcatTCACCGGAATTTGCACTCGAGAGGTCGCTTGTGTATTAACGGTGGTTAGCGAAACGCTTTATATCGTTTAGACGCTTGTAACTTATAGATGATAtaacatataacaaatattcaGCCATTACATTTTATCTAGAAGTTCGTATTTCCGCCCAAGGCGACGTCACTGACAATACGACGTCGACAATAAACGTACAATAGTTGAAACGTTATGTTCCCGCGATAATCTCAACATACTGGGGCCgcgaaaaagtaaaaattatcacaattttctaaaattctCAATTGTCCATTGATAAATCGTTTCACTGATAAATAACTGTCCATCAATAAATAATATCACTTTGAAATTGTCTCTCGCgttgtgtttttctttgtaatacTGAGCAAATCATATAAAACGGAAATTATATTTAGCGATTAAATTCAATTACAGTCTctcatgaaataaaataaaattcaactttGCACTaaacatgtaattgtttatgttCATCGATTACATCACTGGTGAATCCACTTCTGTATCGTCTCTCGGGCTTTTAGGCTAGCTTTTCGTTTCGGTCTGTTCTCCATATGTTCCTGCTCATCAATATGAAGTTACTGTTAGAATTGTTTGTCATCGTTTGTGTTACTTCCAACGGATATAATTTGGCGATCGGTCTTGTAGTTTCTCCCGTGCTGGTCCTTATTCGTGCTGATCTTACCAGTCCATCATTACCTCTCGCAAGTTCGGTTACGATCCCAATTTTCCAGTTTATCCTCGGACATTTGTTGTGAATTTGTACGATGTCTCCTGTATTTattaattgttcattttttttattgtcctaTGAAATTCACGTAAAGATGTAAGGTATTCGGATTTGCATCTTTTCCAGAAATGTTGAATCAATTGCGTCTGTCTGTGTACACTTTTATTAAGATCTTTATGTCCCATGTAAGTCGGGTCTaggaaattatcaatttctgaTTGCGGGTACGGTAATGTTGAAATCCGCCTTCCGTATAATAGATGAGACGGCGTTAAAGCTTCACAGTCTTTGATATCGGATGATGGATATGTTAGCGGTCTGTCATTTAAGATAGTTTCTATTTCCGTAACAACTGTTTGTAATGTTTCCATGTTTACTTGGGATCGTCCAAGCACTTTCTTCAAACTTGTCTTCGTCAGAGCAATCAAGCGCTCCCAAAATCCACCATACCAAGGTGCACGTATCGGTATAAATCTCCACTCGACACCGTGTGttgataaagtatttttttactatATCCGATTCACATAATCTTTTCATTTCTGCAGATCCTGCAATGAATGTAGTTGCATTGTCAGATACTAGAATTTTAGGCAAAGATTTACGGCTTACAAAGCGCCGAAATGCCTGAATAAATGAATGTTCGCTCAAGTTTGGGACTACTTCTAGGTGAACTGCTCTTGTCGATGCgcatgtaaataaacatatatacgcTTTCTTTAAAGTTCTTTCTGAGTCCTTTACGTATGAAGCACCTGTATAATCGACTTCTGTGACGGTAAATGGCGAAGCTTCCTGTACTCTTATTTTCGGTAGGGGTGGCAGATCCGGTTTATTGTAAGATTTTCCCATAACTTTGCGGCAAgttacacatttgtttaatAACTTCTTAACAAATTGTCGGAGTGTCGGTACCCAATACGATTGTCGTACATAAGTTAGCGTAGCATTTAGTCCAGAATGGAGTGAACGTTCGTGTGCGTCTATCACTATCAGTTTGGTAAGTGGTTGATTTGCAGGTATAAGATATGGAAATTTAGTATTCTCTGGAATCGGTGCATTGTGAATCCTACCATTGCATCTCACAAGGCCATCGTCATCTATGAAGAGTCCTAGTTGTCTTATTCTTGGATATTTCATTGTGTTTTTATTTCGTGTGTCctgtaaactttttatttcgGCGGAATATGAAGATTTTTGGCAATCTAATATCCATGAACGCACCGCGATATTAATAGCATTTGTCGTTAAGACTCCACTTTTTCTCAGATGTTTGGTATATCGGCAATAAGTTATGAACCGCTGAACGTAAGCGGTTACTCGAATCAATTTCCTAAAAGTCCCATATTTCGAAATGTCTATAATGTTACTAATACCATAGTAGTCAGTATGAACGTCATTGTTTTGAAATTCCTCGTCGTCGTTTTCTCCTGTAATTGTCAATATGGATTGTATTCTGTAGGACAGTATCTCCATTCATGTTGATTTATAGGCTCTGTAATTTCTCGCACTCGATTTGCAATAAATCGTTTTAACGGTTTCGATGATTTTATCCAGTGTAATACTATGCAGCTATCCGACCTGAAAACCACGTTTTTACATTCAAAAGTCGATTTTACATGTGACGCTAGTCTAGTTCCAATAACTGCGGCAATAAGTTCTAATTGCGGTAATGTTAGGTTTTTCACTGGCGCTACTCTGCTTTTCGCCATCACTAACGTAGTTTCGGTACCGTTGTTCAGATATGCAGTCGCTCCATACGCTTTTGGACTCGCATCGCAAAATACGTGTAGTTCAAATTGTGTCGAAGTAGAATTACTGGAGAAATAATATCTGGGAAATACGATTTGTGTCGCTTTCTCTAAGTCGCTTGCCACATTAATCCAAGTAGCCTTAAAGTTTTCCGGAACTGGTTCATCTCAATCAAGTTTACTTTTCCATAGATCCTGTATGAGCATCTTTGCTCGTATTGTGACGGGGCTGAGTATTCCAAGTGGATCGTATATTTTGGAAGAATGTTTCAAAATCTCCCTTTTTGTTACAATGTCTCGTAGTTGAATCTCACATTTCTGGTACATCAGATCATCGGATTTGCTATTCCATAACATACCAAGTACTTTTGTGTTGATGTCCTTATCTAGTACATTTTCCGTCTTGGCTAGCGTGCGTATATTTTCACTGTTCGATGTCCACGATCGTAGGTTGAATCCGGCTTCCTTCATCATTGTTCTTGCTTCCTTATAATACGTATTAGCGTCATCCTCGTTCTGTAAACTTGTCAGAATGTTGTCCACGTACAAGTCTCTTTCCATCAATGTAGCTGTTGTACTGTTGTAACGATGTAAATGTTTCAGTATCGTGGCGTTAAGCATAAACGGCGAACAAGTTGCTCCGAAAAGGACAGATTTGAACCTGTAAGTCTGTAGATTACTTGTAGGGTTTAATGGGTTACTGAGCCACAAGAAACGTGTAGCGTCTCGGTCATCTTCGTTTAAGCCAAcatgtaaaaaggccttttcaATATCCGTTGTTATGGCGACAGGGTTGGCTCTAAATCTCATCAGAATTTTTGTCAGGTCGTTTAGTTTCGGCGGTGTGTCCAAGAGGCAGTCATTCAAACTAGGCGAATAAGGCGACTGGCGGCAACTGCAGTCATAAACGATTCGGATACGCGTAGTGCTTGATTCCTTCTGTACTGGATGATGAGGAATATAGTGTATTATTCCTTGAGTTTCAGCTGTTTCATCCACTCTCTCTATAAACTCCCTTCGTTCCTGTTCTTTTATAATGTTCCCGTACTTCTTTAACATATCAGGGTTTTGGGTAAGTCTTTTAATGACGTTTTCTGTCCTTCTCTTCGTGACTGCTAAATTTGTAGGCAATTCATCATGGtcctgtttccatggtaacctagcgaaatttttatttttctctgaaTTCAATTGATCTGTCCTGATATGCTGTTATGTAGGTATCGTCGTCTTCGTCTAACTCCTTACTATTTATACCTATTGATTCTAAATTCCAAAATCTCTCTAAATTGTATTCTTCATCTTTGTGtgatattaaaacattaaacatgttagttttCGATGTGTTAGTTTTCTTACTGTATGTAGGTCCCGAAAGCAAATATCCGATCTTGGATTTCACGGCGGTCGGACCGTTTCCCCGTACAATATGGTCTTCTACAATGTCCCAGTAGTGATCTGCACCTACAAGCAAGGATATATCAAACGAATCTTGCTGCGTCATCGTGTGTGCTAACTTCAAACCACGTAAAAAACCGTTCTGTGTATCAATATGACGTATGTGATTCTGTAGAGGCGTGGCGATCATCGGTACTATCAGTACTTTGATTGGCAATACGTGTCCGGCGTCGGTTTTCAGATATATTGTTGTCTTTTCTAAGTGTCTCGTGTTTTTCTCTACACCTCCAAATGCCGATAAATGTATTATCTCTGTTCCTTCTATCTAGATCTGTAAATTGAGTTTATTCGCTAAGTTCTGCGTCAAAAACGATCTTTGAGCTCCTTCGTCAAATAGAATATTCGTATCTATAAAATGCTGATTTGAGCCTACTTGAGATACGGCGGTTTTCAAAAGTACATTTGATCGCGATTCTGTCGATTGAGAATACAAAATGGTAGTATCTTCTTCTGTATCATGAAGTTCATTAACGAGTTGAACGTTTGTCGATGGCGGGTTTGACGGGTTACTGCTCTGGTTATAATTCGCGTGGAAGTTCGTATTTGCTGAGTTACTACTCCCGTTTCTATGGTTTACCTCATTCACTGGTTTTATGTTGTTTGTTGGACGTGAATTACACAAGCTTGTATGGTGTTTCTTATTACAATTTCTACATGTGTGTTTAGATTTACAATCATTTATTCTGTGTTTACCAAGGCAGTTAAAGCATAACTTATCACGTTTTACTATTATCATACGGGATTCTGTGTCGGTTATTTTACTGCACTGGGTAGGTGCGTGTATTTCATGACAAAACACACAAGGTCTTGTCTCAATATTCTTGACAGATTTGGACGATGTTGTGGGCAAATGGTTTGTCGACTCTAACTCTTGTCCTGCGTCCATTATATTAATCTCATCTAAAATGCTCCTACGGAGGTCCCGTAATACCCAAGTTTGTATTCTGTGTTCTCGCGCGAGATGTTGTCTGACTTCCCCGGGTAATTTCTTCATAATAATTGGAACAAGTAGAGTGCCGTATGTTTCTTGTGTCTGACCTAAAGCTTCTAATCCCCTGACGTAACTTTCCATTTTATCGTAAAAGCTTCGTAAGCTTGTTATCTGATTTCTAGGCGAAGGGATTTCTAATAATGCCTGCATGTATGCATTTATGATTTTGTCCTCTTGACCGAACCTCTCTTTTAATAGGTTTACGGCTTCATCATAGTTTACATTTGTAAGTGCGAACCCCGCTATAGAATCTAGTGCTTCATGTTCTAGCTGTGCTTTCAAGTAATTGAATTTTTGTACATTCGTAAGTGACAAGTTAATGTGTACGGCCGACTCATATGAGTCCCAGAAAGTTTGCCATTCTAAGATGTTGCCTGAGAATATTGGAAGCGAAAGTTTGGGTAGGCGGTGACTACTAGCTGACGAAAATGTGCTTTGCTGTGTGTTAAACATATGACTGGCTTGTACAGACGGGTTCTCAAACGACTGTGCGTTGTGTGGGTTGGCTATGTTGTGCGTTGGTACAAACGGTATAGTTTCTGGATTTAAAGTGTGGGTTGTTGTATGTGAATCAATATGACGGGACTGTGgtgtttggacattttttatgaACTTACGTATGTGGCGAATCTTTGTTTCCATATCCACTGAATATTCATCTGAATCCACTATCTCATTTTCCACATCTTCCGGTTCTGTTGACTTTAGAATTTGTTCGTTTAAGTCCTTaaacaatgtttgtttttgcaCTAGTTTTCCGAGTGTTGCTATAACTTCTTCTTCATCGAAATTCGAATTCTTCTTTGCTTCATCTAATCTTCGGAATAATCTGGTAACAGCGCTTCTGTTCCCCGATCGGACTGATTTCAATTTTACGAGatcctggtcacggcaccaTAAATATAGATGATATAACGATATAACAAATATTCAGccattacattttatatagaAGTTCGTATTTCCGCCCAAGGCGACGTCACTGACAATACGACGTCGACAATAAACGTACAATAGTTGGAACGTTATGTTCCCGCGATAATCTCAACATAACTATGATACACTAATGGAGGCGGCAAAGTTTAACACATGGACGGTGCCAAAGTTAAAGGCAGAATTGGTTGTACGGGGAGCTGTAATAACAGGAAGAAAAGCAGACCTGATTGATAGGTATTTTTTCAATGTGAAATAAGATCAACAGTGTAAAACAGCCGTCAATAAAAATGTTTCAGACCATGAAACTGAGACACTGTCACTCACTACATGAACCTTGCAATTTCCcgttttagaaatatatttcttaaggcatcacatttttaaaaagtatatgGTGGTATCATTACTGAACCGATTTTAATAAACTTGGGACCATTAAATTCAgaattttaacagttttgtttgCTCATTTGGTGAAAGTCAttgttttaaagcattaattTTTTCTGGTGCTTTAAACACAAGACTTTTTTTGCTGaccatttcatttaataatttcaagAGGTAGTGTTTATGTTAACAGAATATcgaaaactttttttaaaacaactgaACTGACAAAaccatataataaaaaaattaagatatatatatatatatatatgcattacaGCCAATGTCATtgatatgtgaaaaaaaaaacttttatttaaacaataacatttaatagcaaaaatgttattaGGTTTCTAATGTATATCTGTTAACacgtaaaaattctaaaatattttttccacaGATTAATTGCCTTTGACAAAAATAGGAATTTCAAACAGCCAGCCATTGAAATCCCTGACCACACTGATGTTTTATGGCCTAAATGTGGCTATAAACAAATGATTCCAGATCatatactgttttttttcaaaactcacCAGAGAACAGATTGATGGGTACTTTTTATACAGATTAGCTGGTATGTAGTCAATTTATATGTTCTTGTTCACATCTTTAGGTCATTGTAGGAAAACAGAGTTGGTgtacgtgggttcgattcccatCCTAGGCATTAATTGATATTAGCTGGTGCAGAGTGGGCAGAAAAGCTTAGTGGCCCTGCATCCACTCTAATCTTATCTAAAAAATGGATCAATCATTGCCAAGTCTTGCtgtctgtcattttttttcttaagttcAGATAAAACCTTATATTTTggtgaaaatatatattgtgattTATACTACAGTGGCATTAAAAAAGGTCCATTTTTGTACACCTATGGGTTAAGGTTATTCAGAAAGGTCTTCAGAAAATAAAGTCAATAAATTTACTTTTGCAATAATTTCATACAATAATAAGTTTAAATAACCCATATATGCCTCAGCATGTTCTTTAGTCTGTATCTCTTCAATAGTGAATACAACTGTGCCctttgtaatttctttttctatatcTCTGCACAGTACTGTCTATATAGGGAGATTGGCATACATACAGAAATATGCGTTCTTACGGTTTCTATGGTAAAGTTGaagacaattttaaagaaatataaaaaaaaaggtgaaacatgcaaaatatttcatgtctCCACTTGATCTTTAATCaactttcaatattttgtatttacacctttgaaatgtttcattttaattttcataaaatcaaTAATGTTTTGAAGGTGATAAGCAGATAAATGGAGATatcaaagcaattaaaaaaggaaaaaacttGTTGGATGCAAAGAAGATCCTGGCttcaactgttttatttactgtGGATGACATTTATCTTACTGGAATTGTTGGTGCTGCCATGAAAAAACaggtttatgtttatatttatatatggagtatgaacattttttttaaatgcagtacaaatattcataaatatgttGGGAATAAAAGATTCTTATCTATCGGTTGATAGTTGTTAAGTTCTATGACCACAAAAACTCTAGAAAGAGGTAACTAAGTTGAATATTCAAAGAAGGATAAATGTCAATGAagcaaaatattacaataaagaaataagaCGATATTTAGAGAATGACATGcaattgtaaacaaaacacatgTGTGTATACATGCAAGCAGCAACAAAGCAAGCTCTAAATTTTCCCACATCTGAAATAGTTGCAAACATGAATGTTACAGAAAGAATCAGTGATCTGCTATCAACAATAATTCTAGACATGTATATTCATTCATTGTTGAAGCCTGTAGGGTGACCTTCAGTTGCTTTTATCCACATTAATTGAAATCTTGttgatacaaatgtatttgtctcattgccattggcaaaaatatatttttttcttatacatgtatttataattataacatcTTTTTAAGGAAACTTATAActacaaattgaaaatggaaaaggGGTCAGGAAGTCCAGTAAATTCACAATGTGAGTGTCCAGCAGGAAAGGGTCCGCATGCGACATGCAAACATATTGCAGCAGTACTTCTAATGCTAGAAGAATTTTCCCAGTCAGGCCAACTAGCTGTGTCGAAATCTTGCACAGAAGGACTCCAAACATTCAACCAACCAAGGGCATATTATACTGGTAAGATAAGATAAGTAAGACAagatattttatagatttaaaatccaaatttattGGATTGATATTAAGACAATAAACATAAGTTATACATAAACATACAATAATaaagtgataaatatataaaatctcTGCTTAGGAGGCTATTAAGTTCTCATTAAAGCATTTATAGAACTGTACATGTCACTTACATGTATGGAATATGTTGAAATGCTGATTTAAATAAGTGTTGCCTAAACTTTTTCATTAATAGTAACAAAATAcacatgtttaacattttaaataaaatctgtGTGTCTAGTGCATTTGATTTTGTCCTTTAAAGGAACTTCCAGTGTTGTGTAGAACTGTTTTTTAATTTGCCACTttacaaacaataatttttgaattgaatttgaattgtaaaaaacaacttcttttcagaaaaaaaacatgtaaatatcaAACAGCAtctaaaatcttttaaaaaatcaaggcaTTTTGTGTATTAAGAAGGACAACTCTTATACAATcaaaatatggtattttaactttttggatagatttttatcaaatgtttattaggataaaaaaaataatctttttcttttaactacaaattaaaacattttacttgAAAATAGGCAATAACTTAATAGTGCTTTTGAACATTATGTGATAGATTTTGACTAAGGAAAGTAATAgtcatatttttcttattttgcaATTAGGTAAACCATTAAAACTGGAGAACATTCCATTGAAAAGGAAACTTGGGGATGATCTTCTTTCTGATCCTAGACCAGAAAAGTACAGGAGAATGAAAGACTACACTGACTATGTAAGAAACACAATGGTCAACTATTGTGCCATCTCATCTAAAGACATTGCCATGAGATATCTTTTCCCTAGAGCAAACTTACTGGTATGTTTATTTATCTTATGAAAATACTATTGACTGAAAAAGAAACCTTGCTGacaattaaattaatattaatccTGTTTGTTCCtaagtatataaataattaataataaagaaattggAGAACAAAAAATTTAGCTGTtctataaatgaataataaaaaaatatatcattttcagGCTGCACAACATGATCATCATTATTTGAAATTGCCATTTGCTGAAAATTGGGTTGATGAAGCTTTAAAGGTAATTAAACTTTACGAATAAGTCTAAACAAAGTTCAATGAGTTTGTTCAAGTACTCAAATATACTTTTTGCCTATTTTCTATATTCTTTCCTTTTAAACCAAAATATCATCAAATAATTGTTGTAGCCGAATATATAAAATCAtgcaaaaagaagtatattgacacTTCAGACCACTTCAAACCAATATATGgtacataatatattataatataaagcAGCAATCCAATTGTTCCTACATGTGTCAGGCGCGTAGCTACCAATACGCCAACACGCAGTTGCGTGCACATCGATTTggcatgcaaaataaaattgcaaaataaacatttataaattaaatgtttaaagggaacacatatgttgtcacttttttaattgatgaaatgtcattaaataacggcatttggtttcaaaatatAAGTTCTATTGGAGTTCATGACAAAATCGGACAGTATTACTTGTATCTCAttacaagatttgaatttgttatacTCAGTCTAAGACATGTAGTTTCGGACCACATTTTACAGAGTACGGTTTATCTGTTTGGAATGAGATTTACCATGCAATCGGCATTAGATTTATCAGAACCCTTCGATATCGTTGAAAATATGACACGGCGATGTGTTCAACAGACTACCAGAGCCAATCACCCTGCAAACATGCCAAAACAGTATTGGAATGTCTCGTTATAATTTGCGTTTATAGACCATATGATTATGGAACTGGAGAGCGTAGTCATGTCTGGTATTAACAGAAAATCGCTTCTTTGTGCCGTATCTGCTTCTTCGTGTTGTAGGAAATATAACTAGCAAATCTCAACATTGTCTGAGATATACCAAACTGACCTGGTATGTAGTTTTAACGAATTCAATTGGGAGGTCGCTCGATGGCGAATACGTACGTTGCATGGTTTATAACATCTCGCAAGTGCTACCGTGGAGATATATCAGTGTACTAGTCTGTTGAAATCAAATGTACGATCAACAATGCACAACTACTGGTTATCATCGCTAGCATTACTGCATGTTCATCGGCGTTTCAGTGTGAATATAATATTGACAAAGTAATAGAGAAGTTCGTTTCTGTCTAGACCCGAAGAGcagattttggacaattttgagtaaattctgTATCAAAAAATGATGTGtagtttatgttttcaattaaccATGATTTACTCTATTCAGAAGCtttattaatagttttacattcataaattgttaATAAGTCCTATCTTCATGTAGCTCCTCTTTCAACTGTCCTTTAaccgaaaaccgaaaaaaaaccatttttcTGCGtaaaagggtcccaaaattttTTGCTTGCACATTGTTTCtttctagctacgcccctgTGTGTTATAATTTCAAAGAGAATACATTAAgcaaaaaacaatacattttaagCAATacatacttttacaaattatacaatacacaacttttgttttgttaaaaacaaacatttaaattaaagtttaattGTGTTACTGACTAAACTTCTCTATTTACAACCATAGACACACTTCTCAATTTGATGAATGTTATATAATTATCTTTAGCCTACATCTATCATTTACATGTTACTTCAATACATTAATAATGAACATTCTTGTTGACCAATAATGTGCTGtccaatttcattaaaaatgtttaattgataacatacatgtattattaggTTACAGAAAAGGAAGCACAATCCATTGAAAAGACCACAAGAGGCcaatcaaataacaaagaatgGTTCAAGGCCCGGCCGTCAGTGGAGGGTAACAGCATCCAGATTTGGCGAAGTCACACAAATAACAGCTAGAAGgaacataaaaaaactttgtgacTCACTACACAATCCAAAACCTATTAACAAGCGTCAAATATTCCATGGAAAAATGTATGAAAGCAAGGCTTTAactcaattcaaacaaaattataaaatgaatgtAGTTAATTGTGGATTAATTGTCTCCCACCATTACCCATTTTTGGGAGCATCTCCAGATGGACTTGTGGGAGCAGAC
It contains:
- the LOC134684539 gene encoding uncharacterized protein LOC134684539 — its product is MKYPRIRQLGLFIDDDGLVRCNGRIHNAPIPENTKFPYLIPANQPLTKLIVIDAHERSLHSGLNATLTYVRQSYWVPTLRQFVKKLLNKCVTCRKVMGKSYNKPDLPPLPKIRVQEASPFTVTEVDYTGASYVKDSERTLKKAYICLFTCASTRAVHLEVVPNLSEHSFIQAFRRFVSRKSLPKILVSDNATTFIAGSAEMKRLCESDIVKKYFINTRCRVEIYTDTCTLVWWILGALDCSDEDKFEESAWTIPSKHGNITNSCYGNRNYLK
- the LOC134684540 gene encoding uncharacterized protein LOC134684540; the protein is MLKKYGNIIKEQERREFIERVDETAETQGIIHYIPHHPVQKESSTTRIRIVYDCSCRQSPYSPSLNDCLLDTPPKLNDLTKILMRFRANPVAITTDIEKAFLHVGLNEDDRDATRFLWLSNPLNPTSNLQTYRFKSVLFGATCSPFMLNATILKHLHRYNSTTATLMERDLYVDNILTSLQNEDDANTYYKEARTMMKEAGFNLRSWTSNSENIRTLAKTENVLDKDINTKVLGMLWNSKSDDLMYQKCEIQLRDIVTKREILKHSSKIYDPLGILSPVTIRAKMLIQDLWKSKLD